The Devosia sp. genome segment GATCAATCCCGCCATGCTCTGGCTGGCATTGCCATGCAGCGGCCCGCTGAGGGTGGCGAGCCCGGACAGCACCGCCGCCGCCAGCGGCGCCCCGGTCGAGGCCGTCACCCGCGCAGCAAAGGTGGACGCATTGAGTTCGTGCTCGGCCAACAGGACCAGCGCAATGCGGATCGGCTCGGCCGCCTCGGGTCTTTGCCACTGCCGCGCCAGGCGCAAATGCACGGGGTCGGTGCCGGGCGCGGCAATCGCTCCGGCGAGAAAGGCAACAACACGCGCCGCATCAGCCAACAGCACGGCCCGTTGGCGTCCGGCCGATGGCATGTCCGTTGCCGCCAGTTCGGCAATGGCCTGATAGGCGGCCGCGATCCCGGGCTGCCGGGCCCGGGCGCGATTGGCAAAATCCGGCCGCGTGTCCGACGCCCAGAGCAATTGCGCCACCGCCCCCAGCGTTCCCGTCTCGGCCAGTTGGGCAGCATCCCTGCCGCGATAGAGCAGCCGGTCATCGACAATGGTGGAAATCGCCGTGTCCAGCACCGGTTCGCCCCAGGCGATCGACTCCGCCGCGACCGTCTGGGCAGGTCGGCGCCCCTTTTGCCTGCCGGCCAGCCGCTCGACGTCGTCAAGCCGGTAGAGGCTTTTGCGCGGATCGTCAGGGTCGGGCCTGGCGGTGATGCGGCCGCGGCTGACATTGGCATAAAGGGTCTGCGGCTTGGTGCCCAGCCGGGCCAGGGCCTGTTCCGCGGTCAACCAGCTCATCGCGCCTCACATTGATCAAAACGATCAAGATTGACGTCAATCTTGATCTTCGGAATCTAGGGCCAAACTGCAAGGAGATGCAATATGTCCGGTCTCGATGATGTGATCGCCGCCGAAACCCGCCTGAGCGATGTCGATGGCGCCAATGGGCGTCTGGTCATTTGCGGGCGTACCCTGGATGACCTGGCCGGACGCACCAGCTTCGAGGACATTCTGGCCCTGTTGCTCGGTGAGGCCATTGGTCTGGATGCGGGCGCGATCCGCAGCCGCCTCGCTGCAGCCCGGCAGCGCGCCTTTGCCGAAATTGCCCATATCGATGCCGGCATTCTCGCCCTCTCGATCACCGAAGGCCTGCGTGCACTGATGGCCCGGCTGACCGATGGCGAAAGCGCTGATACGGCGCTGCTGCTCGCCGCCGCACCCGCCGTTTTCGTGCCCGCTCTCATCCGCCGCAAGGCCGGCGAGGCCGTCATCGCGCCCGATCTCAAGCGCGGGCAGGCGGCCGACATGCTGTTCATGCTGACCGGCGCCGAACCGCTCCCGGCGGCGATTTCTGGGCTTGATACCTATCTCGTGACCGTCTCCGATCATGGTCTCAACGCCTCCACTTTCGCCGCCCGCGTCGTGGCCTCGACCCGCGCCGGCTATACTTCGGCCGTTCTAGCGGCCCTCGGCGCCCTCAAGGGGCCGCTGCATGGCGGTGCGCCCGGTCCGGTGCTCGACATGCTCGATGCCATTGCCACCCCGGCCAATGCCGCCACCTGGATCACGGCTGAACTGGATCGCGGCGAACGGCTCATGGGCTTTGGCCATCGCATCTATCGCGTCCGCGATCCGCGCGCCGATGCACTTAAGGGCGCGCTCAATCGTCTGGGCGAAGCCGGTGGCATGGACGCAGATCGCCTGGCCCTGGCCGAAGCCATCGAGAGGGACGCGCTCGTTGCCCTCCGCGCCGCCAAGCCGGATCGGGTGCTCGACACCAATGTGGAATATTTCACCGCCTTGTTGCTTGAAGCGCTGGGTTTCCCGCGCGATGCCTTTACCGGCGTATTTGCCGCCGGCCGCGTCGGCGGCTGGCTCGCCCATGCGCACGAGCAGGTCGCCAATGGCCGCCTGATCCGCCCGCGATCGCGCTATGTTGGCTTGCGGCCTCAAATCGCTCCAGTGGAGCGATTTGAGGCCGCAAGGCCATAAGGCTGTGCCGAATGGCTGGGGCGGCCTGACCAACGAAGGCGCTAAGGCACGCGGTCTTGTTCAGCCGGCACGCGAAGTGCTCTCATCGAGCCACTGGGCGATGGCGGCCGGATCGCCGTCGCCCAGGCCATGCCCTGCCTCCAGCGTCTCGACACGGACATTCGCCCCCGCATCCGCCAGAATTCCCGCCAGCCGTTCGCCTTCACTGCGATAGGCATCGCTTTCACCCAGCGCGATCAGCACTGAAATCCCATGGAGGTCCGCCTCCGGCACGGGGTCCAGCACCATGACCGGCCGCAGCAGCACGGCGCGGCGAACCAGCGCCGGATGCAAAAGCATCGCCGCCGCCAGAAAGTTGGCGCCATTGGAATAGCCCAGCGCCACCGTCGCCTCGGGCTTGAGCCCATAGGCGGTGCGCGCTTCCGCGAAAAACGCCTCCAGCGCTCCGGCCTCGAAGCGCACATCCTTCTGGTCGAAAATCCCCGGCCCAAAGCCCCGGAACCAGCGCTGCACGCCGCTTTCCGTGCTGCGTCCGCGCAGGCCCAGCAGAGTGGCATGCGGCGCCGCGCGATGCGCAAGCGGCATCAGGTCCATCTCATTGCCGCCCGTGCCATGCAGCAAGACCATAGTCGCGCCATCGGGTTGGTCAGGCGTGTGGAAGCGGTGCTTGTAGATGAGATCGCGATAAACCACCCGCTCTTCCCCGGGCAGTCCGAATTGCGGCAGCATGACCTTCATCGCCTCGGGGTCAGCCGTGTCCGGCGGCATGAACAGGGTCATGCCCAGCGTTTCCAGCGTTTCGTCCTTGGCAAAGCCGGGCCCATCGCTGGCCATTTCGAGCAAAACCCCGCCCGGCTCCCGCACATAGAGCGAGGTGAAATAGTTGCGGTCGTGCAGAGTGGTGAGGCTCGAATTGCGCTGCCGCAGCGCACTTTCCACCCGCTCGACCTCTGCCGCGTCCACGGCGCGCAGAGCCACATGGTCCACCGTGCCACCCCCCGGCGCCCCTGGCCAGAAGCCCGCCGCGTCGCGCACATCCAGCACATCGCCGATGTCGGACAGCAGCCGCTGGATGGGCCCCTCCGCCGGGCCCTTGCGAAAGCCGAAATGGCGGGTGAGGAAATCGGTGGTTTCCTCCTGCACTTCGGTCAGTAGCGTCACCCCGAAAATCCGCCGGATCCGGTGAAGCGCGGGAATATCGCCCTCGGGCATGTCCAATACCGGCAGGTCCGTGCTCACCAGCTTGATCACCACCCCATCCGGGTCGCGCAGCCGCAGCACCGTCTCGCCGAATTCCTGCGATGTGCCATCGCTGCGCACCCCCATGCGCAGCGCCCGTTCGATCCAGAAGCCGATCGAGCCCGGCGCGACGGCCAGCGCCACCTCGCTGACCTGCCCCGCGCCGGCCCCGCCCGACGATCCGCCCTGCCAGACAAGGAAGGTGATCAGCGATCCCGGCGTCGCCGCGCGATCGCCATAGAACAGATGCAACTGCCGCGCATCCTCATAGCCCCCCGTGCGCTTGACGAGCTTGAGGCCCAGGAAGCCGGTATAAAAATCCACATTGGCCTGCACCTCATTGGTGATCAGCGTGACGTGGTGAATGCCTGAAGTCATGCGTTGAGTGCCTTTCTTCCCCTCTCCCCTTGTGGGAGAGGGTGGATCGCGCAAAGCGCGAGACGGGTGAGGGGTCTGCTTGTTAAGACGCACATCCTCGACCAAGAAGAAGACCCCCTCATCCGCCCTTCGGGCACCTTCTCCCTCAAGGGGAGAAGGGAAGAGCGCCACGACGCCTCACCGGCTCCGCCCGAACAACCGCTCGATATCGCCCTTCTTGAGCTCGACATAGGTCGGCCGCCCGTGAATGCACTGGCCCGAATGGGGCGTCGCTTCCATGTCGCGCAAGAGCGCATTCATCTCGTCGACCCGCAGCCGCCGCCCCGAGCGCACCGAGCCATGACAGGCCATGCGCCCGATAATGGCCTCCATGCGCCCACTCAGCGCCGCCGTGCTATCCCACTCGGCCAGGCCATCCGCCAGGTCATGGACGAGCCCCGAAATATCGGTATTGCCGAGCAGGGCAGGGGTCTCCCGCACGGCAATGGCGCGTGGGCCGAATCGGTCGAGATAGAGCCCGAACCTTTCAAGCTCCGCCGCTGCCTCCTCCAGCCGCCCGCAATCTTCCTCCGGCATCTCGATGATCACCGGAATGAGCTGCGCCTGGCTGGCAACCGGTCCTGCCGCCATCTGCGCCTTGAAGCGCTCATAGACCAGCCGCTCATGGGCCGCGTGCTGGTCCACCAGCAGCAGGCCGCCTTCGTTCTGCGCAATGATGTAATTGTCGAACATCTGCGCCCGCGCCGTGCCCAGCGGATAGTCCGCAACCCCGTTCGGCTCTGCCGTGGCTTCCACCCGGGCGCTGGGCTCGGTGAAGCCGGCAAACCGGCCCGGCTCCCGGTCAAAGTTGAGCGGCGCCCGCTGGGTGCTGCCCCAGCCATGGGGCTGGAGGTCTTCCGCAATGCCGGCAGCAACCGGGGCAGGGGATGCGGCCCCCTCCGGCGCCGAAAAAGCGCCCAGAATATCCTCGGCCACGCTGGTGGAGGCCTTGAACCCCGCCGCCGCCAGGGCCTGGCCGATGGCGCGGATCACTGCGCCGCGCACCGCCCCCTGGTCGCGAAAGCGCAGTTCCGCCTTGGCGGGGTGAACATTGACATCCACCTCCGCCGGATCGATGGCGATATAGAGCGAAACCACCGGAAACCGGTCGCGAAACACATAGTCGGCATAGGCCGCGCGCACCGCGCCCACCAGCACCTTGTCCTTCACCGAGCGGCCATTGACGAAATAGAACTGGCTGAGCGAATTGGCCCGCGTATAGGTCGGCAGGCCCGCCATTCCGGCCACCACCACGCCGTGGCGGGCCGTCGCCAGCACCACGGCATTGTCGATGAAGTCGGCGCCCATCACCTGGCCCAGCCGCGCCGCCAGCGCACCCTCGCCGGAAACCGCTGGCCAGTTGCTCGCCGTCCGGTCGGTGCCGTCGAGAACGAAGTGGATTTCGGGATTGGCCATGGCCAGGCGCTTGACCACGTCGGTGATGGCCGCCGTCTCGGCCCGCGCGCTTTTGAGGAATTTGCGCCGGGCCGGCACCTGCGCAAAGAGGTCTTTAACCTCGATGACGGTGCCCCGGTTCATCGCCTGCGGCATCGGGCCTTTGCGCCGGCCATTGTCGACCACCAGCACCAGCCCGCTTTCGGCGCCTTTCGGCCGCGAGGCAACTGACAGGCGGGCCACCGAGCCG includes the following:
- a CDS encoding citrate synthase, encoding MSWLTAEQALARLGTKPQTLYANVSRGRITARPDPDDPRKSLYRLDDVERLAGRQKGRRPAQTVAAESIAWGEPVLDTAISTIVDDRLLYRGRDAAQLAETGTLGAVAQLLWASDTRPDFANRARARQPGIAAAYQAIAELAATDMPSAGRQRAVLLADAARVVAFLAGAIAAPGTDPVHLRLARQWQRPEAAEPIRIALVLLAEHELNASTFAARVTASTGAPLAAAVLSGLATLSGPLHGNASQSMAGLIEQAQRVGVTAAITAQVRQGAALPCFGHKLYAGGDMRASTLMAGFAVPALFGDIAEVGERLTGEKPNVDFALSALVMAFDLPADAPLQIFALARSVGWIAHALEQVEMGTLIRPRARYVGV
- a CDS encoding citrate synthase, whose translation is MSGLDDVIAAETRLSDVDGANGRLVICGRTLDDLAGRTSFEDILALLLGEAIGLDAGAIRSRLAAARQRAFAEIAHIDAGILALSITEGLRALMARLTDGESADTALLLAAAPAVFVPALIRRKAGEAVIAPDLKRGQAADMLFMLTGAEPLPAAISGLDTYLVTVSDHGLNASTFAARVVASTRAGYTSAVLAALGALKGPLHGGAPGPVLDMLDAIATPANAATWITAELDRGERLMGFGHRIYRVRDPRADALKGALNRLGEAGGMDADRLALAEAIERDALVALRAAKPDRVLDTNVEYFTALLLEALGFPRDAFTGVFAAGRVGGWLAHAHEQVANGRLIRPRSRYVGLRPQIAPVERFEAARP
- a CDS encoding VOC family protein, which gives rise to MTSGIHHVTLITNEVQANVDFYTGFLGLKLVKRTGGYEDARQLHLFYGDRAATPGSLITFLVWQGGSSGGAGAGQVSEVALAVAPGSIGFWIERALRMGVRSDGTSQEFGETVLRLRDPDGVVIKLVSTDLPVLDMPEGDIPALHRIRRIFGVTLLTEVQEETTDFLTRHFGFRKGPAEGPIQRLLSDIGDVLDVRDAAGFWPGAPGGGTVDHVALRAVDAAEVERVESALRQRNSSLTTLHDRNYFTSLYVREPGGVLLEMASDGPGFAKDETLETLGMTLFMPPDTADPEAMKVMLPQFGLPGEERVVYRDLIYKHRFHTPDQPDGATMVLLHGTGGNEMDLMPLAHRAAPHATLLGLRGRSTESGVQRWFRGFGPGIFDQKDVRFEAGALEAFFAEARTAYGLKPEATVALGYSNGANFLAAAMLLHPALVRRAVLLRPVMVLDPVPEADLHGISVLIALGESDAYRSEGERLAGILADAGANVRVETLEAGHGLGDGDPAAIAQWLDESTSRAG
- the mutL gene encoding DNA mismatch repair endonuclease MutL, with protein sequence MPIRQLPEDLINRIAAGEVVERPASVVKELVENAIDAGASRIVVTTGNGGMDLIRITDDGHGMDEADLKLSVERHATSKLSADDLDNIRTLGFRGEALASIGSVARLSVASRPKGAESGLVLVVDNGRRKGPMPQAMNRGTVIEVKDLFAQVPARRKFLKSARAETAAITDVVKRLAMANPEIHFVLDGTDRTASNWPAVSGEGALAARLGQVMGADFIDNAVVLATARHGVVVAGMAGLPTYTRANSLSQFYFVNGRSVKDKVLVGAVRAAYADYVFRDRFPVVSLYIAIDPAEVDVNVHPAKAELRFRDQGAVRGAVIRAIGQALAAAGFKASTSVAEDILGAFSAPEGAASPAPVAAGIAEDLQPHGWGSTQRAPLNFDREPGRFAGFTEPSARVEATAEPNGVADYPLGTARAQMFDNYIIAQNEGGLLLVDQHAAHERLVYERFKAQMAAGPVASQAQLIPVIIEMPEEDCGRLEEAAAELERFGLYLDRFGPRAIAVRETPALLGNTDISGLVHDLADGLAEWDSTAALSGRMEAIIGRMACHGSVRSGRRLRVDEMNALLRDMEATPHSGQCIHGRPTYVELKKGDIERLFGRSR